In Verrucomicrobiia bacterium, the following are encoded in one genomic region:
- a CDS encoding adenylyltransferase/cytidyltransferase family protein: MKVVLTSGSYDIIHEGHQDYLEAAKALGDFLVVGLDSDAKIRQRKQKSEYDLRPFFSQNVRVRQLAGQRPVDVITLKDVDQEKWALIKVVKPHVLQATKETYSPEELEALKEFCGEVVVQEPFATQGTSEHMRRMMRGGAQEFRDSLLQTLPESVSNDVRDALTRRIPEIIEDVLGRLHATSAQGGG, from the coding sequence ATGAAAGTCGTCCTGACCTCTGGTTCGTACGACATCATCCACGAGGGTCACCAGGACTACCTTGAAGCTGCTAAGGCACTCGGAGATTTCCTCGTTGTCGGTCTCGATAGCGACGCAAAAATCCGACAACGGAAACAGAAGAGCGAATATGACTTGCGCCCGTTTTTTTCACAAAACGTTCGCGTCCGGCAACTAGCCGGCCAGCGACCCGTCGATGTCATCACCCTGAAGGATGTCGACCAAGAAAAGTGGGCGCTCATCAAAGTGGTGAAACCCCATGTCCTGCAGGCAACCAAGGAAACGTATAGCCCTGAGGAACTTGAAGCCCTCAAGGAGTTCTGCGGTGAGGTGGTTGTGCAGGAGCCCTTCGCCACTCAAGGCACTAGTGAGCACATGCGGCGCATGATGCGCGGCGGTGCCCAAGAGTTCCGCGACTCTCTTCTTCAAACCCTGCCGGAGTCCGTCTCAAACGACGTCCGTGACGCGCTTACAAGGCGTATTCCGGAAATCATCGAGGACGTGCTCGGACGGCTTCACGCTACCAGTGCCCAAGGCGGTGGCTAA
- a CDS encoding glycoside hydrolase family 15 protein — protein MPRAHLDYDSIIAHHLKVLEKLQAPSGLFRASASSVTTGYDKAWLRDNFYECLAFEYVGRWDIVRKTYRAILDIFLKHEAQIDKAIKKKPTIAHAYIHPRYHPTTFEQFWEDWGNKQNDAVGAILFRIGELEQHPEFSLIENANDKRIVQKLVNYLESLEYWMDTDNGMWEENEEVHASSVGACVAGLKKIQELGFIKVKPQLITRGEEVLRKMLPRESEQKFTDLALLSLIYPYNIVTATERDEILRNMEYHLVKDMGVLRYKNDMYYNSDKVDGRSQEAEWTFGFSWLAIIYEQMGDQEKAKHYLQRAMATVNKGGDIPELYFSHSHEHNENSPLGWSESMFIVATHLFNEKYVKPFGK, from the coding sequence ATGCCGCGCGCCCACTTAGACTACGACTCCATCATTGCCCACCACTTAAAGGTACTGGAAAAACTCCAGGCCCCTTCTGGGCTATTCAGGGCTTCCGCCTCCAGTGTGACTACCGGGTACGACAAGGCCTGGTTACGTGACAATTTCTACGAATGCCTGGCTTTTGAGTACGTAGGACGCTGGGATATCGTCCGCAAGACTTACCGGGCCATTTTGGATATCTTTCTCAAGCATGAGGCGCAGATAGACAAGGCAATCAAGAAGAAGCCCACCATTGCGCACGCCTATATTCACCCCCGCTACCACCCCACTACGTTTGAACAATTTTGGGAGGACTGGGGCAACAAACAGAACGACGCCGTGGGCGCCATTCTCTTCCGCATCGGCGAGCTGGAGCAGCACCCAGAGTTCAGTTTGATAGAAAACGCCAACGACAAACGCATCGTTCAGAAGCTGGTGAACTACTTGGAGAGCTTGGAATACTGGATGGATACGGACAATGGCATGTGGGAGGAAAACGAAGAGGTTCACGCCTCGTCCGTCGGGGCATGTGTAGCAGGTTTAAAGAAGATACAGGAGCTGGGTTTTATTAAGGTCAAACCCCAGCTTATTACGCGCGGCGAAGAGGTGCTTAGGAAGATGCTTCCGCGAGAAAGTGAGCAAAAATTCACCGATCTTGCCCTGCTTTCCCTCATCTACCCGTACAACATTGTGACCGCCACTGAGCGGGACGAGATTTTGCGCAACATGGAGTACCACCTAGTAAAGGACATGGGCGTGTTGCGGTACAAAAACGACATGTACTACAACAGCGATAAGGTAGACGGGCGCTCCCAAGAGGCAGAGTGGACCTTTGGTTTTTCCTGGCTTGCCATTATTTATGAGCAAATGGGAGACCAGGAAAAGGCAAAGCACTACTTGCAGCGGGCCATGGCTACGGTAAACAAGGGTGGTGATATTCCCGAGCTCTATTTCTCACACTCTCACGAGCATAACGAGAACTCCCCACTTGGTTGGAGTGAGAGCATGTTCATTGTGGCCACCCATCTCTTTAATGAGAAGTACGTTAAACCCTTTGGAAAATAG
- the glgP gene encoding alpha-glucan family phosphorylase — MKIRDRKRGAAVSTRVQKGSRLVAYFCAEYGINDATPIYSGGLGVLAGDIVQEAAEQKLPVAAIGLFYRKGYFHQHVDTKGQHEFTTTIDPVASGLELIRDKDGETVLIEVPIAERIVYVQIWRWKLGSTVNLYLLDTDHWKNSAEDRAITDQLYSGDQAKRIEQEIVLGIGGFRALRFMKYKPEVYHMNEGHSAFLSLELVSSLMRDQDIPSEHARKIAKGCLRFTNHTLVAAGNDAFSHTLVRSYLTLFAAESGLTMSEIINWGNAPEQPNSFSMTMLALRMAGVSTAVSRLHAEKALSLWPHHPLVPITNGVFLPGWIAPELQKLYAEFAPEWRPNAADPKVWRGVRRMPHERLWEVHMTLKRRMLAEVELRTGMQMDERALTIVWARRFATYKRPDLLFSDLNRLKKFIFRSDRPIQIIVAGKAHPADTQGKEIIQKIEDLALTELQGKVVFLEDYSISLSRLLVSGADIWLNTPVFGLEASGTSGMKASANGVVQVTVSDGWAHEVDWYGMGYELPAEGAEKAIYSILERKAIPTFFRRNHDDVPELWVAMMLETIASVSPAYSSARMVHDYTRELYDTQG, encoded by the coding sequence ATGAAGATTCGTGACCGCAAAAGAGGGGCTGCAGTCAGCACGCGTGTACAGAAAGGCAGTCGCCTGGTTGCTTATTTTTGTGCAGAATACGGCATTAACGATGCCACCCCTATTTACTCAGGTGGCTTAGGGGTTTTGGCTGGGGATATTGTCCAAGAGGCGGCGGAGCAAAAGCTCCCCGTTGCTGCCATTGGCTTGTTTTACCGCAAAGGATACTTTCACCAGCACGTAGACACCAAAGGCCAGCACGAGTTCACCACCACCATTGACCCGGTGGCAAGCGGCTTAGAGCTCATCAGGGACAAAGACGGGGAAACCGTCCTCATAGAAGTCCCTATCGCGGAGCGCATCGTGTATGTGCAAATTTGGCGTTGGAAACTTGGTTCTACGGTAAATCTCTATCTTCTTGATACGGACCATTGGAAAAACTCCGCCGAGGACCGCGCCATTACGGACCAGCTCTACAGCGGTGACCAGGCCAAGCGCATCGAACAGGAAATTGTGCTGGGTATTGGGGGCTTCCGGGCACTCCGCTTCATGAAGTACAAACCCGAGGTCTACCACATGAACGAAGGCCATTCCGCCTTCCTCTCCTTGGAGCTTGTAAGCAGCCTCATGCGCGACCAGGACATTCCTAGTGAGCACGCGCGCAAGATTGCCAAGGGCTGCCTCCGCTTTACCAACCACACCCTGGTTGCCGCAGGTAACGATGCATTCTCCCACACCCTGGTACGCAGCTACCTGACCCTCTTTGCGGCAGAGAGCGGCCTTACCATGAGCGAGATTATCAACTGGGGAAATGCGCCTGAACAGCCCAACTCCTTCTCCATGACCATGCTGGCACTGCGTATGGCCGGTGTTTCTACCGCAGTCAGCCGCCTACATGCAGAAAAGGCACTCTCCCTCTGGCCGCATCACCCGTTAGTCCCTATTACCAACGGCGTATTCCTACCTGGCTGGATTGCACCCGAACTGCAAAAGCTCTACGCGGAGTTTGCCCCGGAATGGCGCCCTAACGCCGCCGATCCTAAAGTATGGCGTGGTGTGCGGCGCATGCCACACGAGCGCCTCTGGGAGGTACACATGACCCTGAAACGGCGCATGTTGGCAGAGGTTGAGCTGCGTACCGGCATGCAGATGGACGAACGCGCCCTGACCATTGTCTGGGCCCGCCGTTTCGCCACATACAAGCGCCCGGACCTGCTCTTTAGCGACCTGAACCGTTTGAAGAAATTCATCTTCCGTTCAGACCGGCCTATTCAGATCATTGTGGCCGGCAAGGCGCACCCTGCCGACACCCAAGGCAAAGAGATCATCCAGAAGATTGAAGACTTGGCCCTTACCGAGTTACAGGGCAAGGTGGTGTTCCTGGAAGACTATTCCATTTCGCTCTCCCGCCTTTTGGTTTCTGGTGCCGATATTTGGCTCAACACTCCAGTCTTTGGACTAGAGGCTTCTGGCACAAGCGGCATGAAGGCATCCGCCAACGGCGTTGTTCAGGTTACCGTCTCTGATGGCTGGGCCCACGAAGTTGACTGGTACGGCATGGGCTACGAACTACCCGCAGAAGGCGCAGAGAAGGCCATTTACAGCATCCTGGAGCGCAAGGCCATCCCAACCTTCTTCCGGCGTAATCATGACGATGTCCCCGAGCTTTGGGTAGCCATGATGCTAGAGACCATCGCCAGCGTTTCCCCCGCCTACTCCAGTGCCCGCATGGTTCACGACTATACAAGAGAGCTCTACGACACGCAGGGCTAA
- a CDS encoding DUF2157 domain-containing protein — MEEHAPHHRTAQILAILGGILVVMGILALIIASWASFTPTGRIITAVLPLVILYALTAFASRDAESHAISKYARITASVIAPFVLGVVVFQSGLYPQVDAALIAALALLSAANSGIIEFLYRDKMHTPLTITSLIVADVALVSWFNLEVAGAAALILITGALMIALALIQSQEPDQEERTTAWHSIGVIFFLASLFILPPALVEGMRGEEINATLIPLYYVAAGFLSLGLAVVYSRLWQANKDSHYYHGIRSFSEHLAAAFMIIPAALATLLTDSSGAFLVLLGASIVSIGLSTQIRVSWFRGLGVAGVVIAAIRLILLGIKELAAFWPILLLVGGILLILIAVLSTRRQTRWSHSLMVLPNTSWEHLGEELPQLAPAERAQVRHDEAGWFWFILAIAILWILSML; from the coding sequence ATGGAAGAACACGCTCCGCATCATCGTACCGCGCAGATCCTGGCCATTCTCGGTGGAATCTTGGTCGTTATGGGTATCTTGGCACTCATCATTGCCAGCTGGGCTTCGTTCACGCCAACCGGGCGCATCATTACGGCCGTGCTACCCCTGGTTATCCTATACGCCCTCACGGCGTTTGCCTCCCGTGACGCGGAATCGCACGCCATTAGTAAGTACGCCCGCATCACGGCAAGTGTCATTGCCCCGTTTGTCCTTGGCGTAGTGGTCTTCCAAAGCGGCCTTTACCCGCAAGTAGACGCGGCACTCATTGCCGCACTCGCGCTCCTCAGTGCCGCCAACTCTGGGATCATTGAGTTCCTGTACCGGGACAAGATGCACACCCCACTGACTATTACATCCCTCATAGTGGCCGATGTGGCCTTGGTCAGCTGGTTCAACCTAGAAGTGGCAGGTGCCGCTGCCCTCATTCTCATCACTGGCGCCCTCATGATTGCCCTTGCCCTCATTCAGAGCCAAGAGCCCGACCAGGAAGAGCGCACGACTGCCTGGCACAGTATTGGTGTCATTTTCTTCCTTGCCAGCCTCTTTATCCTTCCCCCTGCCCTTGTAGAGGGAATGCGCGGTGAAGAGATCAACGCAACCCTTATCCCGCTCTACTATGTAGCCGCCGGCTTCCTCTCCCTTGGCTTGGCCGTTGTCTACAGCCGCCTCTGGCAGGCAAACAAGGACTCTCACTACTACCATGGTATTCGCAGCTTTAGTGAGCACCTGGCTGCCGCCTTCATGATCATCCCCGCCGCGCTTGCCACCCTCCTTACCGATAGTTCCGGTGCCTTCCTAGTACTCCTTGGCGCAAGCATTGTGAGTATCGGCCTCAGCACACAGATCCGGGTGAGTTGGTTCCGTGGGCTCGGCGTAGCCGGCGTGGTTATTGCAGCCATCCGCCTCATTCTCCTCGGTATCAAAGAGTTGGCCGCTTTCTGGCCCATCCTCCTCCTCGTGGGTGGCATCCTCCTCATCCTTATCGCCGTCCTCAGCACCCGCCGCCAGACCCGCTGGTCCCATTCACTTATGGTCCTGCCAAACACAAGCTGGGAGCACCTAGGCGAAGAACTTCCTCAATTAGCACCCGCCGAACGGGCTCAGGTCCGTCACGATGAAGCAGGTTGGTTCTGGTTCATCTTGGCCATTGCCATCCTCTGGATCCTCAGCATGCTGTAG
- a CDS encoding amylo-alpha-1,6-glucosidase, with the protein MRVRHIYPIASCRKEVEGPVGFCIGSASNWFGMSTERQSRYEGWFIEDSRTLPHSFLKILERVSYVKGEEHNVPASPLGVTVNGEHAFWEYADGARIGFYAPPDVPALRFQSARKSALSFTFDIRGIYQSPDVGRAYQVHQVHQVPGGIFIQYDDPLIGQTVYVAMKTDGEFTLQGTWETVQYPWDKERNSSPTEKSVYTLGVCNANWTAFGAGTSAEAAQQACAMAAREPFPLVGIGIAHASDTLTEEVHAARFSTAETLAILMHETGTYAGLPWFHQVWSRDELLAALGMPRTDQLACIKKYLKTSLGGGELPTFVGSGTTCADGVGWLALLIREYGVSTLKPTEQKRATRFFLEALAGIRESHFSPEGLVTSGHNATWMDTIGRSGCRIEIQAMYGLALELLGDLTEDPTYNEQRKAWIKLVRSHFFKKGALWDGYDDATIRPNIFLAYLLQPDLLSGVEWERAFGKALAPLRTSWGGLASLDQNHPSFQAHSTGEDNKSYHQGDSWFFVNNLAGVALNRFGMKQFKPVVQEILRSSTEEILWKHTIGHSGEIASAADGASWGCGAQAFSAGTYLFFTEELGF; encoded by the coding sequence ATGCGCGTCCGGCACATCTACCCTATTGCATCTTGTAGGAAAGAGGTAGAAGGCCCCGTAGGGTTCTGTATTGGAAGTGCCAGTAATTGGTTTGGCATGAGTACGGAACGGCAGAGCCGCTACGAAGGCTGGTTCATAGAAGACAGCCGCACCCTTCCTCACAGCTTTCTCAAAATACTCGAGAGAGTAAGCTATGTTAAAGGTGAAGAACACAATGTTCCCGCCTCCCCGCTCGGTGTCACCGTTAACGGCGAGCACGCTTTTTGGGAATATGCAGATGGCGCCCGGATTGGCTTTTATGCCCCACCCGATGTGCCTGCGCTGCGGTTCCAATCTGCCCGCAAGAGCGCCCTTTCCTTTACGTTCGACATCCGCGGCATTTACCAGAGTCCAGACGTGGGAAGGGCGTACCAAGTACACCAAGTACACCAAGTCCCCGGCGGCATTTTCATCCAGTATGATGACCCACTCATTGGCCAGACTGTATATGTGGCGATGAAGACCGATGGCGAGTTCACCCTTCAAGGAACCTGGGAAACCGTACAATACCCTTGGGACAAGGAGCGCAACTCTAGCCCCACAGAGAAAAGTGTCTACACCTTAGGGGTCTGCAATGCTAACTGGACCGCCTTTGGTGCCGGTACTTCGGCGGAAGCCGCCCAACAAGCCTGCGCCATGGCTGCGCGGGAGCCTTTTCCCCTGGTTGGGATTGGCATCGCCCACGCCTCAGACACCCTCACCGAAGAAGTCCACGCCGCCCGGTTCAGCACTGCCGAGACCTTGGCCATCCTTATGCACGAAACCGGCACCTATGCCGGGCTTCCCTGGTTTCACCAAGTGTGGTCACGTGACGAGCTGCTTGCTGCCCTCGGCATGCCCCGCACAGACCAGTTGGCTTGTATAAAGAAGTATCTCAAAACCAGCCTGGGCGGAGGTGAACTCCCCACCTTCGTAGGTTCCGGTACGACATGTGCCGATGGCGTAGGTTGGCTTGCCCTTCTCATCCGGGAATACGGCGTAAGCACCCTTAAGCCCACAGAGCAAAAGCGCGCCACCAGGTTCTTTCTGGAAGCATTGGCGGGGATCAGGGAAAGTCACTTCTCACCGGAAGGGCTGGTGACTTCTGGCCACAATGCCACCTGGATGGATACCATCGGCCGCAGTGGCTGCCGCATTGAGATCCAGGCCATGTACGGCCTTGCCCTGGAACTCTTGGGCGACCTTACAGAAGATCCAACGTACAACGAACAACGCAAGGCGTGGATCAAGCTGGTCCGTTCCCACTTCTTCAAGAAAGGCGCTCTCTGGGATGGCTATGACGATGCCACCATCAGGCCTAACATTTTCTTGGCATACCTATTGCAGCCAGACCTGCTTTCCGGCGTTGAGTGGGAGCGTGCCTTTGGCAAAGCGTTGGCCCCACTCCGCACCAGCTGGGGCGGCCTGGCTTCCCTAGATCAGAACCACCCCTCTTTCCAGGCGCACAGCACTGGCGAAGACAACAAGAGTTACCACCAAGGTGACAGCTGGTTCTTTGTGAACAACCTGGCTGGCGTAGCGCTCAACCGGTTTGGCATGAAACAATTTAAGCCCGTTGTCCAAGAAATCCTCCGTAGCAGTACGGAGGAGATTCTCTGGAAACACACCATTGGCCACTCTGGGGAAATTGCCTCCGCCGCTGATGGCGCATCTTGGGGCTGTGGCGCCCAGGCATTCTCTGCCGGCACGTATCTTTTCTTCACCGAAGAACTTGGTTTTTAG
- a CDS encoding glycosyltransferase has product MPNIDPKTVLIEASWEVAHKDGGIYTVLTTKLEHARAHFPGTQYIPVGAYRTPIQDFLESDVPEEWRGIATNLEKLGVAFHYGTWQVPGKPVAILLGWDGLLPQLNTMKGTLWTDFKLDTLDAGPDTDEPLLWSAAVGHFVAEYAAAHPGTPIVLHAHEWLTTGAILIAKQRKAPVKTVFTTHATILGRSLCSNNEFIYDKLDSFKPEEEAKKYRIVSKWQLEKLGANEADVFTTVSEVTAKEATAFLGRKPIVVENGIDGALFPTYDEIVNQRPEIREKLDDFISAYFFPSYRFNLADTRYLFTMGRYEYKNKGYDIELEGLGKLNEELKAEKSNQTIVAFFFVPGDSLRLRPDVTHQLVTYQHLNGILKDFSTSEARRVEREIWDDVECSCSLMPESARDHARRLLDGVRTDKDPLVSPFDLRHPEEDAIIKGAAAFGLNNTKEDRVKVLFFPVYLDGFDGAFNLPLYDLVSGCDLGLFTSLYEPWGYTPVESVALGVPAITSTLAGFGQAIKETKGAFVLDRDNDKHEEELAELVRLMRLPLTESKRQWVARRLAAYQIVDAFDWAELYPKYLAAYQTAQASD; this is encoded by the coding sequence ATGCCAAATATCGATCCTAAAACAGTCCTCATTGAGGCTTCGTGGGAGGTTGCCCATAAAGATGGGGGTATTTATACCGTCCTCACCACCAAGCTGGAACATGCGCGTGCCCACTTTCCGGGAACGCAGTATATTCCCGTGGGCGCATACCGCACCCCTATCCAGGACTTTTTAGAATCCGATGTTCCAGAAGAGTGGCGTGGCATCGCCACGAATCTTGAAAAGCTAGGTGTCGCCTTCCACTACGGCACCTGGCAAGTCCCTGGCAAGCCCGTCGCCATCCTCCTTGGATGGGACGGTCTTCTGCCGCAGCTCAACACCATGAAGGGGACACTTTGGACAGATTTCAAGCTGGACACCCTGGATGCAGGCCCTGATACCGACGAACCCCTGCTGTGGTCTGCCGCCGTGGGTCACTTTGTGGCAGAGTATGCCGCCGCCCACCCTGGCACCCCTATTGTTTTGCATGCCCATGAATGGCTCACTACTGGTGCCATCCTCATTGCAAAGCAGCGCAAGGCCCCCGTTAAGACCGTTTTCACTACCCATGCGACCATCCTTGGCCGCTCCCTCTGCTCAAACAACGAGTTTATCTACGATAAGCTAGATAGTTTCAAGCCGGAGGAAGAAGCCAAGAAGTACCGCATTGTCAGCAAGTGGCAGCTGGAGAAGCTTGGAGCTAACGAGGCGGATGTGTTCACTACCGTAAGCGAAGTGACCGCCAAAGAAGCCACTGCCTTCCTGGGCCGCAAGCCTATAGTGGTAGAGAACGGCATCGACGGTGCGCTCTTTCCTACGTACGACGAGATTGTGAACCAACGCCCAGAAATCCGCGAGAAATTGGATGACTTTATCAGCGCCTACTTCTTCCCCAGCTACCGTTTTAACCTGGCCGATACCCGCTACCTCTTCACCATGGGGCGGTACGAGTACAAGAACAAAGGGTACGATATTGAACTGGAAGGTTTGGGCAAACTCAACGAAGAGCTGAAAGCGGAAAAGAGCAATCAGACCATTGTCGCCTTCTTCTTTGTGCCTGGTGACAGCCTGCGCCTCCGTCCAGATGTCACCCACCAACTGGTCACCTACCAGCACCTTAATGGCATCCTTAAGGATTTCTCAACCTCTGAGGCCCGGCGGGTAGAACGCGAAATTTGGGACGATGTTGAATGCTCTTGCAGCCTTATGCCAGAGAGTGCGCGCGACCATGCCCGTCGCCTCTTGGATGGGGTACGCACCGACAAGGACCCGCTCGTTTCCCCGTTTGACCTGAGGCACCCTGAAGAAGACGCCATCATTAAGGGAGCGGCAGCATTTGGCCTTAACAACACCAAGGAAGACCGCGTAAAAGTCCTCTTCTTCCCTGTGTACCTAGATGGTTTCGATGGTGCCTTCAACCTGCCGCTCTATGATTTGGTAAGTGGCTGCGACCTAGGCCTCTTCACCTCCCTCTATGAGCCATGGGGATACACCCCGGTAGAAAGTGTGGCGCTTGGCGTCCCTGCTATCACCAGTACCCTAGCCGGGTTTGGCCAGGCTATTAAGGAAACCAAGGGAGCCTTTGTGCTGGACCGGGACAACGACAAACACGAAGAAGAGTTGGCCGAGTTAGTGCGCCTTATGCGACTTCCCCTGACCGAGTCCAAGCGCCAGTGGGTAGCGCGCCGCTTGGCAGCCTACCAGATTGTAGATGCCTTTGACTGGGCGGAGCTTTACCCTAAATACCTGGCCGCATACCAAACCGCACAAGCCTCAGACTAA
- a CDS encoding MGMT family protein, with product MPKSPLYQDIYAAIRTIPFGEVASYSQVAKSVGLPRGAQVVGWALGALSGLENTDIPWWRVINAKRWLTITNKQAGPADQKLWLEKEGRTVTEKEGVFVVDGEDWWDAPVVPPRGAF from the coding sequence ATGCCCAAATCCCCACTCTACCAAGATATCTACGCCGCTATCCGCACCATCCCTTTTGGGGAGGTGGCTAGTTATTCCCAGGTTGCCAAATCTGTGGGCTTGCCACGTGGGGCGCAGGTGGTGGGTTGGGCACTAGGGGCACTCTCAGGCCTTGAGAACACAGACATCCCTTGGTGGCGGGTCATTAATGCCAAGCGCTGGCTTACCATAACAAACAAGCAGGCGGGGCCTGCCGATCAGAAGCTCTGGTTAGAAAAAGAAGGCCGGACGGTTACAGAGAAAGAGGGCGTGTTCGTCGTGGACGGGGAAGACTGGTGGGACGCGCCGGTTGTTCCGCCTCGGGGCGCTTTTTAG
- a CDS encoding glycoside hydrolase family 57 protein — protein MPSVCFYFQVHQPYRMRPYRVFDIGTKASYFNDELNKEICEKVARKCYLPTNKLMLQLIKENPGKFKISYSISGITLEQFEEYSPEVLASFKELAATGQVEFLAETYYHSLSALFDPQEFRSQVEKHVEAIKEHFGVTPTAFRNTELIYSNEIAAMVEAMGFKVMLTEGADQILGHRSPAHVYAPMHSDDMKLLLKSYKLSDDIAFRFSERSWPSWPLTPDKFAMWAHKLAGNGETLNLFMDYETFGEHQWEETGIFEFLRHLPAALLKHPDFDFATPSEVADRYPAREKLDVPIPISWADMERDTSAWLGNPMQDGAIAWVYKVGEQVRATNDPKLLHTWRKLQTSDHFYYMCTKFWADGDVHKHFSCYESPHEAYVYLSNILTDLEMLLEEHPVHAKKRSMDAFSAPKKRPEAEQPARPTSLPRPRRTRPLSL, from the coding sequence ATGCCTAGCGTCTGCTTTTATTTTCAGGTTCATCAGCCTTACCGCATGCGGCCCTACCGCGTGTTTGACATTGGCACAAAAGCCTCGTACTTCAACGACGAGCTGAACAAAGAAATTTGTGAGAAAGTAGCCCGCAAGTGCTACCTCCCTACCAATAAGCTGATGCTCCAGCTCATTAAGGAGAATCCTGGGAAGTTTAAGATCTCCTACAGCATTTCCGGCATCACCCTGGAACAGTTTGAAGAATACTCCCCCGAGGTTTTGGCATCCTTCAAAGAACTGGCCGCTACAGGGCAAGTGGAGTTTCTGGCAGAGACGTACTACCACTCCCTCTCCGCCCTCTTTGACCCGCAGGAGTTCCGCTCCCAAGTGGAGAAGCACGTAGAGGCCATTAAGGAGCACTTCGGTGTCACCCCTACTGCCTTCCGCAACACGGAGCTTATCTACTCCAATGAGATTGCCGCCATGGTAGAGGCAATGGGCTTCAAGGTGATGCTTACGGAGGGTGCAGACCAAATCCTGGGCCACCGGTCACCTGCCCACGTTTACGCCCCCATGCACAGCGACGACATGAAGCTCCTCCTTAAGAGCTACAAGCTTTCCGATGACATCGCCTTCCGTTTCTCCGAGCGCTCTTGGCCTTCCTGGCCCCTCACTCCTGACAAGTTTGCCATGTGGGCACATAAGCTTGCGGGCAACGGCGAGACGCTCAACCTATTCATGGACTATGAAACCTTTGGCGAGCACCAATGGGAAGAGACGGGCATCTTTGAGTTTCTGCGCCACCTGCCGGCCGCTCTCCTTAAACACCCAGATTTTGACTTTGCCACACCGAGCGAAGTAGCAGACCGCTACCCTGCCCGTGAAAAGCTGGACGTTCCCATTCCTATTTCTTGGGCAGACATGGAACGCGACACCTCCGCCTGGCTTGGCAACCCCATGCAGGATGGCGCCATTGCGTGGGTATATAAGGTAGGTGAGCAAGTGCGCGCCACCAATGACCCTAAGCTGCTGCACACTTGGAGGAAGCTGCAGACCTCGGACCACTTCTATTATATGTGCACCAAGTTCTGGGCTGATGGTGACGTACACAAACACTTCTCTTGTTACGAGTCACCTCATGAGGCCTACGTCTACTTAAGCAACATCCTGACTGACTTAGAGATGCTTCTAGAGGAACACCCTGTCCACGCCAAAAAGCGCTCTATGGATGCCTTCTCTGCCCCTAAAAAGCGCCCCGAGGCGGAACAACCGGCGCGTCCCACCAGTCTTCCCCGTCCACGACGAACACGCCCTCTTTCTCTGTAA